A genomic window from Halogeometricum borinquense DSM 11551 includes:
- a CDS encoding SDR family NAD(P)-dependent oxidoreductase, with protein sequence MSGKTVVVTGASRGIGVALVRAFAAEGAHVVCCARDEDALSDVVANVADTPGSAEAVRADVRDEYDVERLMETAARSGDDDGIAVLVPNAAVNHGTPGEMPVHEESYTRFDDTIRTNVRGVFTAVREALPHVNDDTRVLVPSGSIAHDPKPGMGAYAVSKAAVEGLARQFAADVAPVIGVVDPGLVATGLTDGQGRDADDVAPMYVWAATEADRDELDGGRLDRQAWKQATR encoded by the coding sequence GTGTCAGGAAAGACGGTCGTCGTAACAGGTGCGAGTCGGGGAATCGGCGTAGCCCTTGTCCGGGCGTTCGCTGCGGAAGGCGCACACGTCGTCTGCTGTGCCCGCGACGAGGATGCGCTCTCCGATGTCGTGGCGAACGTGGCAGACACACCCGGATCCGCCGAGGCGGTTCGCGCCGACGTACGCGACGAGTACGACGTCGAACGACTGATGGAGACTGCTGCACGAAGCGGCGACGACGACGGCATCGCTGTCCTCGTCCCAAACGCCGCCGTGAACCACGGGACTCCAGGTGAGATGCCGGTTCACGAGGAGTCTTACACCAGATTCGACGACACCATCCGGACGAACGTTCGCGGTGTTTTCACCGCAGTTCGTGAGGCGCTGCCGCACGTGAACGACGACACGCGTGTTCTCGTTCCGTCGGGGTCCATCGCACACGATCCCAAGCCGGGTATGGGCGCGTACGCCGTCTCGAAAGCGGCCGTCGAGGGACTGGCCCGACAGTTCGCCGCCGACGTTGCACCCGTTATCGGTGTCGTTGACCCCGGACTGGTTGCCACCGGGCTAACTGACGGTCAGGGACGTGACGCCGACGACGTCGCACCGATGTACGTGTGGGCCGCCACCGAAGCCGACCGAGACGAACTCGACGGCGGCCGTCTCGACCGACAGGCGTGGAAGCAGGCGACCCGGTGA
- a CDS encoding phytoene desaturase family protein has translation MNAVSDLSVLDGTSVVVVGGGFGGLSTACYLADAGATVTVLEKNEQLGGRASRLERDGFRFDMGPSWYLMPDVFEDFFGYFDRTPSDYYELTRLDPHYRIFFKDGDRVDMVPDLEQNRETFEAYEPGAGKQFEKYLQKAEKNYEVGMEHFVYTDRTKLSDFADWDVIKNARGLSLIGSMQDHVEKYFDHPKLQQIMQYTLVFLGGAPNNTPALYNLMSHVDFNMGVYYPDGGLGGVVDGMVSLGEELGVEFRVESPVNEIRGREEAFVTRTEDGREFYSDYVVSDADYRHTEMDLLPEGKRQYDEDYWQSRTYAPSAYLLYLGVEGDVPELEHHTLVLPTDWDDHFEKIFDDPAWPDDPAYYLCVPSKTDDTVAPEGHSNLFVLVPIAAGLDDTPEQRERYRDLVLDDIAAHTGEDLRDRIVLEESFCVDDFSDRYNATQGTALGLAHTLRQTALLRPPHHSEEVSGLYFTGSFTTPGIGVPMCLISGQLTAEKMAERMA, from the coding sequence ATGAATGCTGTCTCGGACCTCTCCGTCCTCGACGGAACGTCCGTGGTCGTTGTCGGTGGGGGATTCGGCGGACTATCGACGGCGTGTTACCTCGCCGACGCCGGTGCTACCGTGACAGTACTTGAGAAAAACGAGCAGTTAGGCGGCCGGGCCAGTCGTCTCGAACGGGACGGCTTCCGCTTCGATATGGGACCGTCATGGTACTTGATGCCAGACGTGTTCGAGGACTTTTTCGGATACTTCGACCGAACGCCTTCGGACTACTACGAACTCACGCGACTGGACCCCCACTACCGAATCTTCTTCAAGGACGGCGACCGGGTTGATATGGTTCCAGACCTCGAACAGAACCGCGAGACGTTCGAGGCGTACGAACCCGGTGCGGGCAAGCAGTTCGAGAAATATCTGCAGAAGGCCGAGAAGAACTATGAGGTGGGGATGGAACATTTCGTCTACACCGACCGGACGAAACTATCCGATTTCGCAGACTGGGACGTCATCAAGAACGCGCGGGGCCTGTCGCTCATCGGGTCGATGCAGGACCACGTCGAGAAGTACTTCGACCATCCGAAACTCCAGCAGATAATGCAGTACACGCTGGTGTTCCTCGGCGGCGCGCCGAACAACACGCCCGCGCTGTACAACCTGATGAGTCACGTAGATTTCAACATGGGCGTCTACTACCCCGACGGCGGCCTCGGCGGCGTCGTGGACGGGATGGTCTCCTTGGGCGAGGAACTCGGCGTCGAGTTCCGCGTCGAGAGCCCGGTAAACGAGATTCGCGGCCGCGAGGAGGCGTTCGTCACGCGCACCGAGGACGGCCGGGAGTTCTACTCCGACTACGTCGTCAGCGACGCCGACTACCGGCACACCGAGATGGACCTCTTACCCGAGGGCAAGCGGCAGTACGACGAGGATTACTGGCAGTCGCGGACGTATGCACCCTCCGCTTACTTACTTTACCTCGGCGTCGAGGGCGACGTACCCGAACTCGAACATCATACGCTGGTCCTGCCGACGGACTGGGACGACCATTTCGAGAAGATATTCGACGACCCGGCGTGGCCCGACGACCCGGCGTACTATCTCTGTGTTCCCTCGAAAACGGACGACACTGTCGCTCCGGAAGGCCATTCGAACCTGTTCGTTCTCGTCCCCATCGCGGCAGGATTGGACGATACGCCCGAGCAACGCGAACGCTACCGTGATCTCGTCTTAGACGACATCGCAGCACACACCGGAGAGGACCTACGGGACCGAATCGTCCTCGAAGAGTCGTTCTGCGTAGACGACTTCTCCGACCGGTACAACGCGACGCAAGGGACGGCACTCGGTCTCGCGCACACACTCCGACAGACGGCACTCCTCCGCCCGCCGCATCACTCTGAGGAGGTTTCTGGCCTGTACTTCACCGGGTCGTTCACAACGCCCGGTATCGGCGTCCCGATGTGTCTCATCAGCGGCCAACTGACGGCCGAAAAGATGGCCGAACGGATGGCGTAA
- a CDS encoding prenyltransferase has product MNARGRLEYLLTLSRPRFWLYLAGPVAVGVAFAATAVSDLLSPAALVLFGYFLLPGNILLYGVNDAFDADVDEANPKKDDREARWQGDTVVTAVIVASGVLGLGLFAVAPRLTWPYLAGFFLLGVEYSAPPFRFKTTPFLDSVSNGLYILPGAAAFAAVAGQHPPLSALVGAWAWTMGMHTFSAIPDIEPDRTAGIRTTATFLGERRTYAYCFACWLVAAAAFALVDWRLGAVLSAYPLAVLAVARSEISVERAYWWYPVLNTVIGATLTMGALWRLFYG; this is encoded by the coding sequence ATGAACGCACGCGGCCGACTCGAATACCTGCTCACGCTCTCGCGCCCGCGGTTTTGGCTCTACCTCGCCGGACCCGTCGCCGTCGGCGTCGCCTTCGCCGCAACGGCCGTGAGCGACCTGCTCAGCCCTGCCGCCCTCGTCCTGTTCGGCTACTTTCTCCTGCCGGGGAATATTCTCCTCTACGGCGTCAACGACGCCTTCGACGCCGACGTAGATGAGGCGAACCCGAAGAAAGACGACAGAGAGGCGCGGTGGCAGGGCGACACCGTCGTCACCGCCGTCATCGTCGCGTCTGGCGTTCTCGGTCTCGGACTGTTCGCTGTCGCCCCCCGACTCACGTGGCCGTACCTCGCCGGATTCTTCCTCCTCGGCGTGGAGTACAGCGCGCCGCCGTTCCGGTTCAAGACGACGCCGTTTCTCGATTCGGTATCGAACGGTCTGTACATCTTGCCGGGCGCGGCGGCGTTCGCGGCCGTCGCCGGACAACACCCACCACTCTCTGCCCTCGTCGGCGCGTGGGCATGGACGATGGGGATGCACACGTTCTCTGCCATCCCCGACATCGAACCGGACCGTACGGCAGGTATCCGCACGACAGCCACATTTCTCGGCGAACGTCGAACGTACGCGTACTGTTTCGCCTGCTGGCTGGTTGCCGCCGCTGCCTTCGCGCTCGTGGACTGGCGACTGGGTGCGGTGTTGTCGGCGTACCCACTCGCTGTTCTCGCCGTCGCCCGCTCCGAAATCTCAGTCGAACGTGCGTACTGGTGGTATCCCGTGTTGAACACGGTTATCGGCGCAACCCTCACAATGGGTGCGCTCTGGAGATTGTTCTATGGTTGA
- the cruF gene encoding bisanhydrobacterioruberin hydratase, which translates to MVEADVALANRLPTTREEWEYRLDRLVRENRFTISVFFPLNGIVLLLASAEGWLSGTVLAPLAFNGLFILFGTFVMRSPLLVGVLPHTTRRGATGVGLLTLYAYLIEYTGVHTGFPYGQFAYGVALGPTVGGIPLGLPVFFVPLVMNAYLLCLLLLGDRAEHTVIRLCTVIIAVLAMDVVLDPGAVALGFWAYTPPGAFYGVPLSNYAGWVLSATVAVILLDWGYDQHILLTRLSECEFMLDDLVSFVILWGGLNAWFGNWLPVAVAALFGLGLLKTERFDSRVFRFSQRKRSGKNSSE; encoded by the coding sequence ATGGTTGAAGCCGACGTTGCTCTCGCAAATCGGCTCCCGACCACGCGCGAGGAGTGGGAGTACCGGCTGGACCGACTCGTTCGAGAGAACCGCTTTACCATCTCGGTGTTCTTTCCGCTGAACGGTATCGTACTCCTCCTCGCCAGCGCGGAGGGCTGGCTTTCGGGGACCGTTCTCGCCCCGTTGGCGTTCAACGGCCTGTTTATCCTCTTCGGGACGTTCGTGATGCGCTCGCCCCTTCTCGTCGGCGTCCTTCCGCACACGACTCGTCGTGGGGCAACCGGCGTCGGCCTGTTGACGCTGTACGCGTACCTGATCGAGTACACCGGCGTTCACACCGGATTCCCGTATGGACAGTTCGCCTACGGTGTTGCCCTCGGACCGACCGTTGGCGGCATCCCGTTGGGTCTGCCGGTGTTTTTCGTCCCTCTCGTGATGAACGCCTACCTGCTGTGTTTGCTTCTTCTCGGCGATAGAGCCGAACACACAGTCATCCGTCTCTGTACGGTCATCATTGCCGTACTGGCGATGGACGTGGTGTTAGATCCCGGCGCGGTCGCTCTCGGGTTCTGGGCGTACACCCCGCCGGGCGCGTTCTACGGCGTTCCGCTCTCGAACTACGCGGGGTGGGTCCTCAGCGCGACCGTCGCTGTTATCCTGCTCGATTGGGGATACGATCAGCACATTCTCCTCACCCGCCTTTCGGAGTGTGAGTTCATGCTCGACGATCTCGTCTCCTTTGTCATCCTCTGGGGCGGCCTCAACGCGTGGTTCGGCAACTGGCTTCCCGTCGCTGTTGCCGCCCTGTTCGGCCTGGGACTTCTGAAGACCGAGCGATTCGACTCGCGGGTGTTTCGATTCAGTCAGCGGAAACGGTCCGGAAAGAACAGTTCGGAGTGA
- a CDS encoding phytoene/squalene synthase family protein encodes MVKQEQIQQSKAIQRKTGKTFHLATRVLPERVRHATYVLYAFFRVADEVVDAEETAEPSAQRERLEQLRAQALGRDETDDPVLSAFAELREQYDIADEDVNVFIDAMRSDITKSRYETYDELETYMDGSAAAVGRMMTDIMQTPNAEKARPHATALGEAFQMSNFLRDVREDIVERDRVYLPQETLEKHGVTEEQLQSFRCDENFRAVMREEMRRTEALYREGVHGIQYLPEDCQFAVLLAAVLYADHHRAIRKRAYDVLSVTPSLSTARKLALLVKTRAYWAVEKDPETVFRKVSVVPYPSSEDHSHHDPGHSGASRSPGLLGGRLSSWVRSFTRGE; translated from the coding sequence ATGGTAAAACAGGAACAGATCCAGCAAAGCAAGGCGATTCAGCGTAAAACCGGCAAGACGTTTCACCTCGCAACACGGGTGCTTCCGGAACGGGTCCGGCATGCGACGTACGTTCTCTACGCGTTCTTCCGCGTCGCAGACGAAGTTGTAGATGCCGAGGAAACCGCCGAACCGTCGGCACAACGCGAACGGTTAGAGCAACTTCGTGCGCAGGCGTTAGGGAGAGACGAGACGGACGACCCCGTCCTCTCGGCGTTTGCCGAACTCCGCGAGCAGTACGACATCGCGGACGAGGACGTGAACGTCTTCATCGATGCGATGCGCTCCGACATCACAAAGAGCCGCTACGAGACGTACGACGAACTCGAAACGTACATGGACGGCTCCGCGGCCGCCGTCGGACGGATGATGACCGACATCATGCAGACCCCGAACGCGGAGAAAGCACGTCCGCACGCGACGGCCCTCGGCGAGGCGTTCCAGATGTCGAACTTCCTGCGCGACGTGCGTGAGGACATCGTCGAACGGGACCGAGTCTACCTCCCGCAGGAGACGCTCGAAAAACACGGCGTCACCGAGGAACAACTCCAGTCGTTCCGCTGTGACGAGAACTTCCGCGCGGTGATGCGCGAGGAGATGCGTCGGACGGAAGCGCTCTATCGAGAGGGCGTCCACGGTATCCAGTACCTCCCCGAAGACTGCCAGTTCGCCGTGCTTCTGGCTGCGGTCCTGTACGCCGACCACCACCGCGCGATTCGCAAGCGCGCCTACGATGTACTCTCGGTGACGCCGTCGCTCTCGACGGCGCGGAAGCTTGCGCTTCTCGTCAAAACGCGAGCCTACTGGGCGGTCGAAAAGGACCCCGAAACGGTGTTCCGGAAAGTGAGTGTCGTTCCGTACCCTTCGAGCGAGGATCACTCTCATCACGACCCCGGGCATTCTGGCGCTTCCCGGTCGCCGGGTCTATTGGGCGGCCGACTGTCCAGTTGGGTCCGCAGTTTCACCCGCGGAGAGTAG
- a CDS encoding HVO_2523 family zinc finger protein: MTDSESTETVPGRPCPFCGTSMAHRHCKYVCPTHGVIYDCSDTFW; the protein is encoded by the coding sequence GTGACTGACTCGGAGAGCACCGAGACGGTTCCCGGTCGTCCGTGCCCGTTCTGCGGCACGTCGATGGCCCACCGACACTGTAAGTACGTCTGTCCGACACATGGCGTGATATATGATTGCAGTGACACTTTTTGGTAG
- a CDS encoding helix-turn-helix domain-containing protein codes for MEKALWYLFAGTRGGENRVRIVHALSDRPMNANQLATELNVGYRTIRHHIELLEEHDVVEGGDNDYGKLYFLTDRFETYRDTFEQITEHVD; via the coding sequence ATGGAAAAGGCGCTCTGGTACCTGTTCGCGGGAACAAGAGGCGGTGAGAACCGCGTCCGTATCGTACACGCCCTTTCGGATCGACCGATGAACGCGAATCAACTCGCCACTGAACTGAACGTGGGATACCGGACGATACGCCACCACATCGAACTGCTCGAAGAACACGATGTGGTCGAGGGCGGCGACAACGACTACGGGAAGTTGTACTTCCTTACGGACCGGTTCGAGACGTACCGAGACACCTTCGAACAAATCACGGAACACGTAGACTGA
- a CDS encoding spondin domain-containing protein, which yields MSNQQLSTTRRAFLGAAGVAAVGGLALGGSAVAQNEARNGARRYRVTVTNLTDYQPFTPPAVAVHRSDVELFSVGEMANEAVQQVAENGNLGPFSELVDSTDAIRGSAVGSGPLVPRTDPGETDLPYFAELHVSADASARYLSFISMLIATNDGFTEVQGECPEA from the coding sequence ATGTCAAACCAACAGCTCTCGACGACCCGACGGGCGTTCCTCGGTGCCGCGGGCGTCGCCGCCGTCGGCGGTCTCGCACTCGGTGGGTCGGCAGTCGCACAGAACGAGGCACGTAACGGCGCGCGTCGCTACCGCGTCACTGTCACAAACCTCACGGATTACCAGCCGTTTACACCGCCAGCCGTCGCGGTCCACCGATCAGACGTTGAACTGTTCTCGGTGGGCGAGATGGCCAACGAGGCGGTCCAACAGGTCGCAGAGAACGGTAATCTCGGGCCGTTCTCGGAACTCGTGGATTCGACGGACGCCATCCGTGGTTCCGCTGTCGGGAGTGGCCCGCTCGTCCCCCGCACGGACCCGGGTGAAACAGACCTTCCGTACTTTGCGGAACTACACGTCTCCGCGGACGCCAGCGCCCGTTACCTGAGCTTCATCAGTATGCTCATCGCCACGAACGACGGCTTTACAGAGGTACAAGGAGAATGCCCCGAGGCTTGA
- a CDS encoding RNA-guided endonuclease InsQ/TnpB family protein: MEYSHRYHAYPTQAVAERLEYHIDVHRQAYNYTRYEYENVDADNIGSAYKHHYRLPDWKDEFSVFSDVNSKALQRTVTRFYQNLSNLSKKKQNGNKVGKLKWKSPTEYQSMTYSQSGFELKNTSGRHATLELSKVGDIRIRYHREIHDQAEIKEVTIKKETTGEWFVSFGLETDDADLPEKPDVDSLNTSNSVGIDLGILNYIHTSDGKTVDWLDLEDDYERLRREQRKLSRKEKGSNNYEKQRVEVAKVKRHIRRKVLDYQHKLTTWLVKEYDAVFVEDLNVQCMLQDDGNARNKQDVAWRQFITLLEYKGDLHGTHVVQVDARGTTKECASCGVETAKPIWVREHSCPACGFETDRDANASLNVLQRGFSALGLGWPESTPVETALPTDTHSVSAKRVVETGSLGA, translated from the coding sequence ATGGAATACAGTCACCGCTACCACGCTTACCCGACACAAGCAGTAGCGGAGCGACTGGAATACCACATCGACGTTCATCGCCAAGCGTACAACTACACTCGGTACGAATACGAGAACGTTGACGCCGACAACATCGGGTCAGCGTACAAACACCACTACCGACTCCCCGATTGGAAAGACGAGTTCTCTGTGTTCTCCGACGTGAACTCGAAGGCTCTGCAACGAACCGTCACACGGTTCTATCAGAATCTCTCGAACCTTTCCAAAAAGAAACAGAACGGAAACAAGGTTGGGAAGTTGAAGTGGAAGTCTCCGACTGAGTACCAGAGCATGACGTATTCGCAGTCCGGCTTCGAACTCAAAAACACGAGTGGCCGACACGCGACGTTAGAACTCTCCAAAGTCGGAGATATTCGTATTCGCTACCACCGTGAAATCCATGACCAAGCAGAAATCAAGGAAGTCACCATCAAGAAGGAGACAACCGGAGAGTGGTTCGTCTCGTTCGGCCTCGAAACCGATGATGCTGACTTGCCTGAGAAACCCGACGTGGACTCGCTCAACACGAGCAACAGCGTTGGAATCGACCTCGGCATCCTCAACTACATCCACACAAGCGACGGCAAGACCGTGGACTGGCTCGACCTCGAAGACGACTACGAGCGCCTCCGACGAGAACAGCGTAAGTTGTCTCGAAAGGAGAAAGGATCGAACAACTACGAGAAACAGCGAGTCGAAGTAGCGAAGGTGAAGCGTCATATTCGTCGGAAGGTGCTGGACTACCAGCACAAACTCACGACGTGGCTCGTCAAGGAGTATGACGCCGTGTTCGTGGAAGACCTGAACGTCCAGTGTATGCTTCAGGACGACGGGAACGCTCGGAACAAGCAGGACGTGGCGTGGCGACAGTTCATCACCTTGCTTGAATACAAGGGAGACTTGCACGGAACGCACGTCGTTCAGGTTGATGCTCGGGGCACGACGAAAGAGTGTGCGTCGTGCGGTGTAGAGACGGCGAAACCTATCTGGGTTCGTGAGCATTCGTGTCCGGCGTGTGGGTTTGAAACGGATAGGGATGCAAACGCTTCGTTGAACGTCTTGCAGAGAGGCTTTTCTGCATTAGGGCTGGGATGGCCCGAATCAACGCCCGTGGAGACTGCGCTCCCTACGGATACTCATTCGGTATCTGCAAAGCGCGTCGTGGAAACGGGAAGCCTCGGGGCTTGA